ACCTGCTCGACGCGGGCGCGCCGTTCGGCCTGCGTCCCGAGGCGATCCTGCCGGCCTACGGCATGGCCGAGACCACGCTCGCGGTGTCGTTCTCGCCGTGCGGAAAGGGTCTGGTGGTCGACGAGGTCGACGCCGACCTGCTGGCCGCACTGCGCCGCGCCGTGCCCGCCACGAAGGGCAACACCAAGCGTCTCGCGTCGCTCGGCCCGCTGCTGCAGGGGCTGGAGGCCCGCGTCGTCGACGAGCACGGCGAGGTCATGCCGCCGCGCGGTGTCGGCGTCATCGAGCTGCGCGGTGAGCCGTTGACCCCGGGCTACATCACCATGGGTGGCTTCGTGCCCGCCCAGGACGAGCACGGCTGGTACGACACCGGCGACCTCGGTTACATCACCGAGGAAGGCAACATCGTCGTGTGCGGCCGCGTCAAGGACGTCATCATCATGGCCGGGCGCAACATCTACCCGACCGACATCGAGCGTGCCGCCGGCCGCGTCGAGGGGGTGCGCCCGGGTTGTGCCGTGGCCGTCCGCCTGGATGCCGGCCATTCCCGCGAGACCTTCGCCGTCGCCGTCGAGTCCAACGCCTGGCAGGATCCGGCCGAGGTGCGTCGCATCGAGCACCAGGTCGCCCACGAGGTGGTGTCCGAGGTCGACGTGCGCCCCCGCAACGTCGTCGTGCTGGGCCCCGGGTCGATCCCGAAGACCCCGTCGGGCAAGCTGCGTCGCGCCAACTCGGTCTCGCTGGTCACCCAGTAACCAACTTCCCACCGCGAGCGTGCGTGTCTGCTGCACGCCACGCCGCAAATCAGCAGCACTGCGCGCACGCTCGTGAGCGTGTGAGCGTGCGGCGCCAGATCACGCGGTCGCGTGTGGCGACGCCGCGTCGTCCATGCGGTTGTAGACCCGCCACCAGACCGCCTCGTGGTCGACCGGGCTGATCTCGCGGCGTGCGAGACGGTCGTCGGCGTCGAGCAGAGCCGAGGCAAGATCGCGTAACCGGTCACGCGCCGCGCGGGCGGCCTCGTCGTCATGACCGGCCATCGTCGTCGCCATCATCGTGCGCACCTGGGTGCGCGCCTCCCCGGCCAGTGCGGCCGCCGCCGCGCCTGCCGCCACCGTGATCGCCGTCGACACCAGGACCGCGGCCCAGGTCGGCATCGACGTCGACAGCCAGATCGGGCAGACGAGCCACAGGGCCAGACCCCAGCCCGCCCACCCGCGCGCGATGCGGATCCAGCGGCGGTCGGCGGTGGTGATCCCCGGCGGATAGACGACAAGGCGGTGTTCCACCACTCCGAAACGGGTGGGCCGGATTTCGATCGACCCCCATCGCCGGGCGCCGTCGAGCACTCTGTGTGAGACACGCTGCAGCAGCCCGGGCTGTGCTTGATACGCGTCCATACTTCCGTTGTACCCAGCTTTTTCACAGGAGACCGCAAGCCGGCCGATTTCCCGTCTGGGTATAGAAAGCTATACTCAGAGGATGAGTGACAGAATCCCGGCCCGCCTCGCCGAGCATCCGACGGTGCAAGCGGTCCGGTCCCGCCGCGGCGCCGGACCGCGGGTCCCGATCGACGCCGACTGGCTGCGGGCGCTGTGCCTGGAGGCCGGAGTCGACGACGTCGGGTTCGTCAGCGTCGACGATCCGGCGGTCGGAACCGAACACGAGCACGCCGACGCGGCCCTGCCCGGCGTACGCAGCTACATCTCGCTCGTCGTGCGCATGAACCGGGACAACGTGCGGTCCACCGCGCGCAGCGTCGCGAACCAGGAGTTCCACCGCAGCGGTGAGACCCTCAACGAGGCCGCGCACCGTATCACCCGGGCGTTGGAGGATGCCGGGTACCGCGCGGTCAACCCGTCGGCGACCTTCCCCATGGAGATGGATCGCTATCCCGGGCGCATCTGGGTGGTCGCGCACAAACCCGTGGCGGTGGCCGCGGGCATGGGGGTCATGGGCATACACCGCAACGTGATTCACCCGAAGTTCGGCAACTTCATCCTGCTCGGCACCATCCTGGTGGCCGCGGAGATCAGCAGTTACGGTGAGCCACTTGACTATTCACCGTGTCTGGAATGCAAGCTGTGTGTCGCGGCCTGCCCGGTCGGGGCGATCGGCAAGAACGGCGAGTTCGACTTCCTCGCCTGCTCGGTGCACAACTACCGCGAGTTCATGGGCGGGTTCACCGATTGGGTGCAGACTGTGGCCGACAGCGCTGACGCCGACGACTTCCGTTCGCGCGTCACCGATTCCGAGAACGCGTCGATGTGGCAGAGTCTGTCGTTCAAGCCCAACTACAAGGCCGCGTACTGCCTGGCGGTGTGTCCGGCGGGCGAGGATGTCATCGAGCCGTATCTCGACGACCGCAAGGGGTTCATGGACCTGGTCCTCAAACCGCTGCAGGACAAGAAGGAGACGCTGTACGTGCTGCCCAACTCGGCGGCCAAGGAGCATGCCGAGAAGCGGTATCCGCACAAGACCGTGAAGGTCGTCGACGGCGGTCGGCCGCGGCATCGGTGAGGGGCGGCGCTGAGCAGCGGACGCGCGCTCACGCGCCACGAGCGTGCGCGTAGTGCTGCTGATTTGCGGCGTGGCGGGCAGCAGACACGCACGCTCGCGGTGCAAGGGGTCAGATGTGGAAGACAGCTACCAGGCGTGCACGGTGTTCTGCGCGGGTTTCAGCCCCTGGGCGATCAGGAGTTCGGTGGCGTCGGCGGCCTGCTCGACGATCGTGGGGACCTCGGCGCGTTCGGCCGCGGTGAAGTTCTCCAGCACGAAAGCCGCCGGGTCCTTGCGGCCCGGCGGCCGACCGACGCCGATGCGGACCCGGTGAAAGTCCTTGGAACCCAACGCCGATGCGACCGAACGCAGGCCGTTGTGGCCGCCTTCACCACCGCCGAGCTTGAGCCGGATACGACCGAAGTCGAGGTCGAGCTCGTCGTGGATCACCACGATCTGCTGTGGCGGCACCGAGTAGAACTTGGCGAGTGGGCCGACCTGGCGGCCCGACTCGTTCATGTAGCAGCGGGGTTTGGCGAGCACCACCGAGGAGCCCGCCAGCCGGCCCGTCACGACCTCCGCGCCGGAGCGCTTGTGCACCTTGAAAGCCGAGCCGATGCGTCCGGCGAGCACGTCGGCCACCATGAAGCCGAGATTGTGCCGGGTCTTGGCGTAGGCGGGCCCGGGATTTCCCAGGCCCACCACAAGCAGCGGCTCGGCCATCGGCGCGAGAGCCCTACTCGGCCGACTCTTCGGCGGCGCCCTCTGCGGCAGGAGCCTCGGCGCCGGCCTCGCCGGCCTCGCCGGCACCCTCACCCTCGAGGGCCTCGGCGCTCGGGGCCTCGACGACGTTGACCACCAGCAGCTCCGGATCGGAGATGAGGTTGACGCCCTGGGGCAGCTCGATCTGGCCCGCAGTGATCTGGGTGCCCGCCTCGACACCCTCGACCGACACGGAGAACTGCTCGGGGATAGACAGGGCCTCGGCCTCGATCTCGACGGTGTTGGTCTCCTGGGTGACCAGCGTGCCAGGGGCGGCGTCACCCTCGACGACGACGGTCACCTCGACGGTGACCTTCTCGCCGCGCTTCACGACGAGCAGGTCGGCGTGCTGGATGGTGCGGCGGATCGGGTGCACGTCGAGCGCCTTGGTCAGGGCCAGCTGCTCGGTGCCGTCGATGTCCAGGGTCAGGACCGCGTTGGTGCCGTGGCCGCGCAGCACGGCTGCGAAGTCGCGGGCGTTGAGCTCCAGGTGCTGCGGATCGGTGCCGTGACCGTAGAGAACGGCGGGCACCTTGCCGTCGCGGCGGGCCTGACGTGATGCGCCCTTGCCGGTGCGGGTGCGCACGTTGGCGGTCAACTTGTTGGGTACGTTGGCTGTCTTGGCCATGGGGGTGTTGCTCCTAGTTGTCCCTGTACTCGGTTCGTCAGCACGGCCAGGGTCGCAACACTCAAAAGAAGTTCCCGTCGATAACGGTGGTCCATCAAGGTCCACCCTCGCCGTGACGCCTGGTCAGGGTAGCAAAGAATCTCCGCCCACCCCAAAACGCTAGAGCGGGTAGGAGGTGCCGGTGAGCTGCTCGGACAACTCCCAGAGCCCCTTCTGAGTGTCGGTGCGACGCGCCAGCGGGCTGCGGCCGACGGGTCCGGTCGGTCCCCACTGGCCGAAGCGCGGGCCGACGAAACTGTCGCCGGGCAGGTCCTGGGACGCCGCGTAGAGCGTCTGGCGCGCGCCGAACGTGACGTCGGTGGCCAGGTGCCGGTTGCCCAGCGCGGCCATCGCGGTGCCGAACCGGCTGCCGGAGTGTCCCTGCAGGTTGGTGGCCGAATACCCGGGATGGGCGGCCAGCGCGCGCACCGACGATCCGGAGGCGGCGAGGCGGCGCTGCAGTTCCGAGGTGAACATCAGGTTCGCGAGCTTGGACTGGCCGTACGCCAGCCACGCCGAGTACGGCCGTGCCTTCCAGTTCAGGTCTTTGAGGTTGATGCGGCCGATCCAGTGCATCATCGACGACACCGTGACGACACGATCGGAGATCTTGGGCAGCAGCAGGTTGGTGAGCGCGAAGTGGCCCAGATGGTTCGTGCCGATCTGGCTCTCGAAGCCGTCGACGGTGCGCGACAGCGGCACCGCCATGATGCCTGCGTTGTTCACCAGCACGTCGACGGTTTCCACGGTGTCGGCGAACTCGTGCACCGACGCGAGGTTCTGCAGGTCGAGTTTGCGCACCTCGACGATGCCTCCCGGCATGGTCTCGGCGGCCGCGGTGCCCTTGTCCAGATTGCGGACGGCGACGATGACCTTGGCGCCCACGCGTGCGAGTTCCCGCGCGGTGACGAGTCCCAGCCCGCTGTTGGCGCCGGTGACCACGACGGTGCGGCCACGGAAGGAGGGGAGATCAGCACTGGTCCACTGGCTCATGCAGACACCCTAACGAGTTCGCTCGCCAACCGGCTCACTTCGTGGCGACGGTGAAACCGGAGATGATCGCCTCGATGTCCGGTGCCTGGGCCTGGGCCTGTTCGGCGAAGGTGGTCACGGTCAACTGGATCAGGTAGCGCTGCGGGGGAGCCTGCTCGGTGGTGGGGATGACGACACGGTTGTAGGACTGCATCCGGCGTCCGTTGAGGTCGTAGCTGCCCTCGATCATCGCCGACGGGAAGCCGCGCCAGTCGTCCAGTGAGGCGTTGAGCTGCTTGAAGTTCTCCGACAGTTGCGCGTCGGCGTAGCCGTGGTCGCGCAGGGCGGCCGCGACGTCGAAGTCGCCGTAGAGCTTGAACGCGAGCAGCATCGCCGTCGGGTAGGTGTCGCCCTTGGCGATCATGCGGGTGAACGGCGCCAGGTTCGGGTTGTTGTACGGATGCCAGCCAGGGGGCGTGGGGATGCCGACCGTCAGATCGGGGATCTTCTCCGGGGCGACCGGCTCACCGACGATGCCGTTTTCCTCCAGGTGCTGCCACAGCGGGACGGGCGGCTCGGCCGAGGAGGATGTGGTCGTGGTTGTGGTGGTCGTCCAGATCGATTGGTAATCAGGCGTTTCCGCACCGCAAGCGGCCAGCGCCACCGTAAGCGCAGATGCGACGGCAGCGACGATGACGGCCGGGGACCGCTTCACAGAATCTCGTACACCGAATCGATCGGCCGGGCCAGCCGGGTGCCTTTTGCGGTGACGACGAACGGGCGCTCGATCAGGATCGGATGCTGGGCCATCGCGTCCAGCAACTGTTCATCGGTGGCGTCGGCCAAACCGAGTTCGGTGTAGAGGGATTCACGCTTGCGCACCGCGGTGCGCACGTCGATGCCGGCGTCGGCGATCATCTTCTTCAGTTCGTCCCGCGTCGGCGGGGTTTTCAGATACTGGATGATCTCCGGCTCGATGCCGTTGTCGCGCAACAGTTCCAGCGTCTTACGCGACGTGGAGCATTTGGGGTTGTGGTAGATCTTGCCCGGCGAGCCGGATTGCGCGTCCGCGCTCATCTATGCCGACCCGTCGAACAGTCCGGTCACCGAACCGTTCTCGAAGACGGCGCGGATGGTGTTGGCCAGCAGCGGTGCGATGGACAGCACCGTCAACTGCGGGAAGCGCTTCTCTTCGTTGATGGGCAGCGTGTTGGTGACGATCACCTCGCGCGCGCCGCACTCGGCGAGGCGCTGCGGCGCCGGATCCGACAGCACACCGTGCGTCGCGGCGATGACGACATCCTTGGCGCCGTCCTGGTGCAGCAGGTTGACCGCACCGGCGATCGTGCCGCCCGTGTCGATCATGTCGTCGGTGAGGATGCAGGTCTTGCCCTTGACGTCACCCACGACGCGGTTGGACTTCACCTGGTTGGGGACCAGCGGGTCACGGGTCTTGTGAATGAACGCCAGCGGTACGCCGCCCAGCGAGTCGGCCCACTTCTCGGCGACACGCACGCGGCCCGAGTCGGGAGACACGACAACCATGTCTTCGTCGGCGTAGTGCTCGCCGATGTAGCCGGTGAGCAGCTTCTGCGCCCGCATGTGGTCGACTGGGCCGTCGAAGAAGCCCTGGATCTGGTCGGTGTGCAGGTCGACGGACACGATGCGGTCGGCACCGGCGGTCTTGAGCAGATCGGCGACCAGGCGGGCCGAGATGGGCTCGCGGCCGCGGTGCTTCTTGTCCTGACGCGCATAGGGGTAGAACGGCAGGATCGCGGTGATGCGCTTGGCGCTGCCACGCTTGAGCGCATCGATCATGATCAGCTGTTCCATGAGCCACTGGTTCAGCGGCGCCGGATGGCTCTGCAGCACGAAGGCGTCGCAGCCGCGGACGGATTCGTCGAAGCGGACGAAGATCTCACCGTTGGCGAAATCCCGTGCCGTTTGCGCGGTGACCGCCACGTCGAGTTCTTTGGCGACCTGCTCAGCGAGCTCGGGGTGCGCGCGACCCGCGAACAGCATCAAGTTTTTGCGATTGTCGGTCCAGTCCGTGGCCACTTTGGCTGCCTTCGCGGTCGGGAATCGATACGGGGCAATGGTACGTAGCGTTTCGGGATGCTCGTTACCGGGTTACCAGATTGCCAACGGAAAACGTCGATCAGTCCCCGTCGCCCAACGCCTTACGGGCCGCCTTGTCGGCGGCCGAGCCGGGACGCTTCTTCGCCACCCAGCCTTCGATATTGCGTTGCGGACCTGCGGAGACGGCCAACGCGCCGGGCGGGACGTCATCCCGCAGCACCGTGCCGGCACCGGTGTAGGCGCCGTCGCCGACGGTGACCGGCGCCACGAACATGGTGTCCGAGCCGGTTCGCACGTGTGACCCGATCGTCGTTCTGCTCTTGTTCTCGCCGTCGTAGTTCACGAAGACACTCGACGCGCCGATGTTGCTGTACTCGCCGATGTCGGCGTCGCCGACATAGGTCAGGTGCGGAACCTTGGTGCCGGTGCCGATCGTGGAGTTCTTGACCTCGACGAACGCCCCGAGCTTGCCGTCGGCGCCCAGATCGGTTCCCGGTCGCAGATAGGTGAACGGACCGACGTTGGCGCCCGCGCCGATCGCCGACTCGCTGCCATGGGTGCGGACCACCGAGGCGCCGTCGCCGACGGTGACGTCGGTGAGCGAGGTGTCCGGGCCGATCACGCAGTGCGCGCCGACCCGGGTCCCGCCGAGCAGTTGCGTGCCGGGGTGCACGACGGTGTCGCGTCCGATCTCGACATCGATGTCGATCCAGGTGCTGCCCGGATCGATGATGGTCACCCCGGCCCGCTGGTGGGCCGCGACGATGCGGCGGTTGAGCACCTTTCCGAGGTCGGACAGTTGCACGCGATCGTTGACCCCGGTGACCAGCGCACTGTCGTCGACGTGCTTGGCCCGCACCGTGCGGTGATCCTGGCGCAGGATCTCCACGACATCGGTCAGGTAGAGCTCGTGCTGGGCGTTGTCGGAGCGCAGCCGGGTCAGCGCCGACCGCAGATCGGCGATGTCGAACGCGTAGACGCCGGTGTTGACCTCGCAGATGGTGCGCTGCGACTCGGTCGCGTCAGCCTGCTCGACGATGCCGATGATCTCGTGGTCCTGGGTGCGCAGGATGCGGCCGTAGCCCGTCGGGTCGGGCAGCGTCGTGGTCAGCACGGTCGCCGCCGCGTCGCCGCTGCCGTGGCTGTCGATGAGATCGGTGAGCGTCTCGGTGTCAAGAAGCGGAACGTCACCCGAGGTCACCACGACCATGCCGGCGAAATTCTCGGGCAGCGCGGTCAACCCACAGTTCACGGCGTGGCCGGTGCCCAGCTGCTGATCCTGCACCGCGATGTCGATGGGGCGACCCAGCTCCTCGCCCAGCCGCACCACCTCGGGGGCGATGCGGTCACGGTCGTGTCCGAGGACCACCACGAGGTAGCGCGCCGAGATCTTGCTGACGGTGTGGAGGACGTGGGCGAGCATGCCGCGCCCGGCCAAGGTGTGCAGCACTTTCGGCGTGTCGGAGCGCATGCGGGTGCCTGCCCCTGCGGCGAGCACCACGACCGCGG
This genomic window from Mycolicibacterium goodii contains:
- a CDS encoding DUF6611 family protein; amino-acid sequence: MDAYQAQPGLLQRVSHRVLDGARRWGSIEIRPTRFGVVEHRLVVYPPGITTADRRWIRIARGWAGWGLALWLVCPIWLSTSMPTWAAVLVSTAITVAAGAAAAALAGEARTQVRTMMATTMAGHDDEAARAARDRLRDLASALLDADDRLARREISPVDHEAVWWRVYNRMDDAASPHATA
- a CDS encoding epoxyqueuosine reductase — its product is MSDRIPARLAEHPTVQAVRSRRGAGPRVPIDADWLRALCLEAGVDDVGFVSVDDPAVGTEHEHADAALPGVRSYISLVVRMNRDNVRSTARSVANQEFHRSGETLNEAAHRITRALEDAGYRAVNPSATFPMEMDRYPGRIWVVAHKPVAVAAGMGVMGIHRNVIHPKFGNFILLGTILVAAEISSYGEPLDYSPCLECKLCVAACPVGAIGKNGEFDFLACSVHNYREFMGGFTDWVQTVADSADADDFRSRVTDSENASMWQSLSFKPNYKAAYCLAVCPAGEDVIEPYLDDRKGFMDLVLKPLQDKKETLYVLPNSAAKEHAEKRYPHKTVKVVDGGRPRHR
- the pth gene encoding aminoacyl-tRNA hydrolase, giving the protein MAEPLLVVGLGNPGPAYAKTRHNLGFMVADVLAGRIGSAFKVHKRSGAEVVTGRLAGSSVVLAKPRCYMNESGRQVGPLAKFYSVPPQQIVVIHDELDLDFGRIRLKLGGGEGGHNGLRSVASALGSKDFHRVRIGVGRPPGRKDPAAFVLENFTAAERAEVPTIVEQAADATELLIAQGLKPAQNTVHAW
- a CDS encoding 50S ribosomal protein L25/general stress protein Ctc; translation: MAKTANVPNKLTANVRTRTGKGASRQARRDGKVPAVLYGHGTDPQHLELNARDFAAVLRGHGTNAVLTLDIDGTEQLALTKALDVHPIRRTIQHADLLVVKRGEKVTVEVTVVVEGDAAPGTLVTQETNTVEIEAEALSIPEQFSVSVEGVEAGTQITAGQIELPQGVNLISDPELLVVNVVEAPSAEALEGEGAGEAGEAGAEAPAAEGAAEESAE
- a CDS encoding oxidoreductase — protein: MSQWTSADLPSFRGRTVVVTGANSGLGLVTARELARVGAKVIVAVRNLDKGTAAAETMPGGIVEVRKLDLQNLASVHEFADTVETVDVLVNNAGIMAVPLSRTVDGFESQIGTNHLGHFALTNLLLPKISDRVVTVSSMMHWIGRINLKDLNWKARPYSAWLAYGQSKLANLMFTSELQRRLAASGSSVRALAAHPGYSATNLQGHSGSRFGTAMAALGNRHLATDVTFGARQTLYAASQDLPGDSFVGPRFGQWGPTGPVGRSPLARRTDTQKGLWELSEQLTGTSYPL
- a CDS encoding LpqN/LpqT family lipoprotein, which codes for MKRSPAVIVAAVASALTVALAACGAETPDYQSIWTTTTTTTTSSSAEPPVPLWQHLEENGIVGEPVAPEKIPDLTVGIPTPPGWHPYNNPNLAPFTRMIAKGDTYPTAMLLAFKLYGDFDVAAALRDHGYADAQLSENFKQLNASLDDWRGFPSAMIEGSYDLNGRRMQSYNRVVIPTTEQAPPQRYLIQLTVTTFAEQAQAQAPDIEAIISGFTVATK
- the arsC gene encoding arsenate reductase (glutaredoxin) (This arsenate reductase requires both glutathione and glutaredoxin to convert arsenate to arsenite, after which the efflux transporter formed by ArsA and ArsB can extrude the arsenite from the cell, providing resistance.), with the translated sequence MSADAQSGSPGKIYHNPKCSTSRKTLELLRDNGIEPEIIQYLKTPPTRDELKKMIADAGIDVRTAVRKRESLYTELGLADATDEQLLDAMAQHPILIERPFVVTAKGTRLARPIDSVYEIL
- a CDS encoding ribose-phosphate diphosphokinase translates to MATDWTDNRKNLMLFAGRAHPELAEQVAKELDVAVTAQTARDFANGEIFVRFDESVRGCDAFVLQSHPAPLNQWLMEQLIMIDALKRGSAKRITAILPFYPYARQDKKHRGREPISARLVADLLKTAGADRIVSVDLHTDQIQGFFDGPVDHMRAQKLLTGYIGEHYADEDMVVVSPDSGRVRVAEKWADSLGGVPLAFIHKTRDPLVPNQVKSNRVVGDVKGKTCILTDDMIDTGGTIAGAVNLLHQDGAKDVVIAATHGVLSDPAPQRLAECGAREVIVTNTLPINEEKRFPQLTVLSIAPLLANTIRAVFENGSVTGLFDGSA
- the glmU gene encoding bifunctional UDP-N-acetylglucosamine diphosphorylase/glucosamine-1-phosphate N-acetyltransferase GlmU, giving the protein MTASTEAAVVVLAAGAGTRMRSDTPKVLHTLAGRGMLAHVLHTVSKISARYLVVVLGHDRDRIAPEVVRLGEELGRPIDIAVQDQQLGTGHAVNCGLTALPENFAGMVVVTSGDVPLLDTETLTDLIDSHGSGDAAATVLTTTLPDPTGYGRILRTQDHEIIGIVEQADATESQRTICEVNTGVYAFDIADLRSALTRLRSDNAQHELYLTDVVEILRQDHRTVRAKHVDDSALVTGVNDRVQLSDLGKVLNRRIVAAHQRAGVTIIDPGSTWIDIDVEIGRDTVVHPGTQLLGGTRVGAHCVIGPDTSLTDVTVGDGASVVRTHGSESAIGAGANVGPFTYLRPGTDLGADGKLGAFVEVKNSTIGTGTKVPHLTYVGDADIGEYSNIGASSVFVNYDGENKSRTTIGSHVRTGSDTMFVAPVTVGDGAYTGAGTVLRDDVPPGALAVSAGPQRNIEGWVAKKRPGSAADKAARKALGDGD